From Pseudoalteromonas sp. R3, one genomic window encodes:
- a CDS encoding amidohydrolase family protein produces MRHLFAATTVLSAAYLPAALAQTIVNNIYSEKGLAGTMSQTQLDTHTYTSKARFGWNNRRIIIDETLKLDNKGRILDFEALGQSAFGADISESYTWENGHAKWQNDDERSSANTNQPTFYVPKNSTLAIDNALIRYLIKNDLEQIEVLPHGKVTFTKLDAVKLGDEQVYLYAKSGLTMTPDFAWYDKEGNYFAQSWGGMYVIRDGFSKEQFDQLKVRQLKAEQTYLENLAEQLTEYHSALLLDQVNVFDVEKGTTLTGQQVLIEQGKIVQVAPKIKLSKKVATVNGQGKTLIPGLWDMHGHLSKDTGILNIATGVTSVRDMGNEHQNLMEIQSLFDTGKVLGTRVYRAGFMDKYSENSAGLSVKTLKEALEMVDFFADNGYVQIKLYSSIDPKWVEPIAQRAHSRGLRLSGHIPAFMTAEQAVHAGYNEIQHINMLFLNFLAGEKVDTRTKQRFSLIGEKAAEMPMTGEEMDTFIKLLADKNVVIDPTVSTFRSLLMSKNKQIDQEFAEIASHLPPNFVRNLKGAQMQVEDEHQNAYQNSGDAMLKMVKILYDAGVPMVAGTDSVPGFTLLRELELYTMAGIPATEVLKMATIDSARLMGVAHQTGSISEGKVADLLLVDGDPSQDIKALRKLSLVIKGTQVFKPEAIFEQIGIAPFTKASRIIL; encoded by the coding sequence CATAGTTAATAACATCTATTCAGAAAAAGGGCTGGCTGGCACTATGAGCCAGACACAGTTAGATACGCATACGTACACGTCAAAGGCACGGTTTGGCTGGAATAATCGCCGTATTATTATCGATGAAACACTCAAACTTGACAATAAAGGCAGGATATTGGACTTTGAAGCTCTGGGACAGTCTGCTTTCGGTGCTGACATCAGTGAGTCCTATACGTGGGAAAATGGCCATGCAAAGTGGCAAAATGATGATGAACGAAGTAGTGCCAACACAAACCAACCCACATTTTATGTGCCCAAAAATAGCACGTTGGCAATCGATAATGCCTTGATCCGTTACCTGATCAAAAACGATCTTGAGCAGATCGAAGTGCTACCCCACGGCAAAGTCACATTCACCAAATTGGATGCGGTAAAGCTGGGTGATGAGCAAGTCTACTTGTATGCCAAATCCGGATTGACCATGACGCCAGACTTTGCCTGGTACGATAAAGAAGGTAATTACTTTGCTCAGAGCTGGGGCGGTATGTATGTTATCCGTGACGGTTTTAGTAAAGAACAGTTTGACCAGCTAAAGGTCCGTCAGCTAAAAGCAGAACAAACATATCTGGAGAACTTGGCTGAGCAGCTTACTGAATACCACTCAGCGTTGCTGTTAGATCAGGTGAACGTATTTGACGTAGAAAAAGGGACCACGCTCACAGGTCAACAGGTACTGATTGAGCAAGGCAAAATTGTTCAGGTTGCGCCGAAAATTAAGCTTAGTAAAAAGGTGGCAACAGTCAATGGGCAGGGCAAAACCTTGATCCCCGGCCTGTGGGATATGCATGGCCATTTAAGTAAAGATACCGGGATCCTGAACATTGCTACCGGTGTAACCAGTGTACGGGACATGGGCAATGAACATCAGAATCTGATGGAGATCCAGTCTTTGTTTGATACAGGAAAAGTACTGGGTACTCGTGTATATCGCGCGGGATTTATGGACAAATACAGTGAGAACTCTGCCGGTTTAAGCGTTAAAACGCTGAAAGAAGCGCTCGAGATGGTGGATTTTTTTGCCGATAATGGATACGTCCAGATCAAGCTCTATTCGTCTATCGATCCTAAATGGGTTGAGCCGATAGCACAACGGGCGCATAGCCGAGGGCTTCGTCTTAGTGGTCATATTCCGGCTTTTATGACCGCAGAGCAGGCCGTGCATGCCGGGTATAATGAGATCCAGCATATCAACATGCTATTTCTGAACTTTCTGGCGGGTGAAAAAGTTGACACACGTACCAAGCAACGTTTTTCCTTGATCGGCGAAAAAGCAGCCGAAATGCCGATGACCGGTGAGGAAATGGATACCTTTATTAAGCTACTGGCAGATAAAAACGTGGTCATTGACCCTACCGTGTCTACCTTCAGAAGCCTGTTAATGAGTAAAAACAAACAGATTGACCAAGAGTTTGCCGAGATTGCATCGCATTTGCCACCGAATTTTGTGCGCAACCTGAAAGGGGCTCAGATGCAGGTTGAGGATGAACACCAAAATGCCTATCAGAACTCAGGAGACGCTATGCTGAAAATGGTTAAAATTCTCTATGACGCAGGCGTACCTATGGTTGCAGGCACAGACAGTGTCCCCGGGTTTACCTTACTTCGAGAGCTTGAGTTGTACACTATGGCCGGTATCCCTGCTACTGAGGTCCTGAAAATGGCCACAATCGATAGCGCCAGATTGATGGGGGTCGCACATCAGACAGGCTCTATAAGTGAAGGTAAAGTGGCTGATCTGCTCCTGGTCGACGGTGATCCGAGTCAGGATATCAAGGCCCTGAGAAAACTCTCTCTGGTGATTAAAGGTACTCAAGTTTTTAAGCCGGAAGCGATCTTCGAGCAAATTGGTATTGCACCTTTTACCAAAGCAAGCCGCATCATACTGTAA
- a CDS encoding MerR family transcriptional regulator, whose protein sequence is MYIGEVAKKTGLSVKAIRFYEEKDLIIAPKRKGVYRIYTPEHIEVLKLISEAKDLGVTLSELKGVIKYHNGSANWTEINAFLVVIRQRLENELQAISEKIAKLDICIGSISSCQKTA, encoded by the coding sequence GTGTATATAGGTGAAGTGGCAAAGAAAACCGGTTTGTCCGTCAAAGCAATCCGATTTTATGAAGAGAAAGATCTTATCATAGCACCGAAGAGAAAAGGGGTGTATCGGATTTATACCCCAGAACATATTGAGGTGTTGAAACTGATCTCAGAAGCTAAGGACCTGGGGGTAACCTTATCAGAGCTGAAGGGGGTTATTAAATATCACAATGGCAGCGCAAATTGGACAGAGATTAACGCTTTTCTGGTGGTGATAAGGCAAAGACTTGAGAACGAGTTGCAGGCCATTTCTGAAAAAATAGCCAAGTTAGATATCTGCATAGGCTCAATCAGTTCTTGTCAAAAAACAGCTTGA
- a CDS encoding NAD(P)H-dependent oxidoreductase encodes MLNGNPKQSSFTHRLSSEYQHQAEKSAMVRRFNLSEMNFDPNLASGYDEVQELEACLSDFVEALIWAEHIVIVTPVWWGGLPAKLKGLFDRALLPGMAFSFKDDSASVVQLLTGKTARVILTMDAPQEFAEQQSGPVLEQLSFYTLEFCGINKAGVTLFGSVILSDESQRNMWLKEVRSLGASIS; translated from the coding sequence CTGTTAAATGGCAACCCAAAACAAAGTAGTTTTACTCATCGTCTGAGTTCTGAATATCAACACCAAGCTGAAAAGTCAGCAATGGTTCGTCGCTTTAATTTATCAGAGATGAATTTTGATCCAAACTTGGCGTCGGGCTACGATGAAGTTCAGGAGCTGGAAGCTTGCCTGAGTGATTTTGTTGAAGCCCTTATTTGGGCCGAACATATCGTAATTGTTACACCTGTCTGGTGGGGCGGGTTGCCCGCAAAACTCAAAGGGTTATTCGATAGGGCACTCTTACCCGGAATGGCGTTTTCTTTTAAAGATGACAGTGCCAGCGTTGTGCAACTGCTAACTGGTAAAACGGCAAGAGTCATATTAACTATGGATGCGCCACAAGAGTTTGCTGAACAACAATCCGGGCCGGTCCTGGAGCAGCTGAGTTTTTATACACTCGAATTTTGCGGCATTAATAAAGCTGGGGTTACTTTATTTGGCTCCGTTATTCTATCGGATGAGAGTCAGCGGAATATGTGGCTTAAAGAGGTACGTTCTTTGGGGGCGAGTATAAGTTAA
- a CDS encoding peptidase S8, with amino-acid sequence MTISKFMLCALFSSTFLAHAGTQYLTQPASNITQTSAQLNGYSSSTIGLSGEVFDYGQTTSYGSGALAIPPGVNGPVSAQISNLDCGTQYHFRFRGDPKPPRTTIQGEDLTFTTLPCGPTSYSNVSFETGGQYYFVAEGNGGSTVNANRLAIGPWEQFNLIDINGGDLNSGDQVHIQTTSGYYFVAEQGGGAELNANRTAASIWETFTIELPNNPGALIQSGDKVALKSVNGYYVQAAGNGGSGANVYPTVIGCNATYPCSWEMFKIHF; translated from the coding sequence ATGACTATCTCAAAATTTATGTTGTGTGCGTTATTTAGTAGCACTTTTTTGGCACATGCAGGAACCCAGTATCTAACCCAACCAGCCAGTAATATCACACAAACTTCAGCTCAATTGAACGGATATTCCTCTTCCACAATCGGTCTCAGTGGTGAGGTTTTTGACTATGGGCAAACGACCAGCTACGGAAGTGGTGCACTGGCTATTCCCCCCGGTGTTAATGGCCCTGTGAGTGCACAAATTTCCAACCTGGATTGCGGCACACAGTATCACTTTCGGTTTCGAGGTGACCCCAAACCCCCCCGTACAACCATTCAGGGTGAAGATCTCACCTTCACTACTCTGCCCTGCGGCCCGACAAGCTATTCGAACGTATCCTTTGAAACAGGTGGACAATACTATTTCGTCGCAGAAGGTAATGGTGGTAGCACTGTGAATGCAAACCGTCTGGCTATTGGGCCTTGGGAGCAGTTTAATCTGATCGATATCAACGGTGGCGACTTAAATAGTGGCGATCAGGTCCATATTCAGACTACTTCAGGCTACTACTTTGTTGCAGAACAAGGTGGTGGTGCTGAACTCAACGCCAACAGAACCGCAGCATCCATTTGGGAAACGTTTACCATCGAACTACCAAACAACCCTGGCGCTTTGATACAAAGCGGAGACAAAGTAGCCCTCAAGTCTGTTAACGGATATTACGTACAAGCGGCTGGTAACGGCGGTTCTGGCGCAAATGTCTACCCAACCGTGATTGGCTGTAATGCCACATACCCCTGTTCCTGGGAAATGTTTAAAATTCACTTTTAG
- the fur gene encoding ferric iron uptake transcriptional regulator, producing MTDHNLELKKAGLKVTLPRIKILEILQCPDNQHISAEDVYKILLDKGEEIGLATVYRVLNQFDDAGIVTRHHFEGGKSVFELSGSTHHDHLVCLKCGKVVEFEDDVIETRQEEIAKDNGIKLTNHSLYLYGECSDVEACKKYAEENGN from the coding sequence ATGACTGATCACAACTTAGAGCTAAAAAAAGCGGGTTTAAAGGTTACCCTGCCACGTATTAAGATCTTAGAGATCTTGCAGTGTCCTGATAACCAGCACATCAGTGCCGAAGACGTATACAAAATTCTACTGGACAAAGGCGAAGAAATCGGTCTTGCAACGGTTTACCGTGTATTAAACCAGTTTGACGACGCCGGCATCGTGACCCGTCACCACTTTGAAGGTGGTAAGTCTGTATTTGAATTGTCAGGTAGTACACACCATGACCACCTGGTGTGCCTTAAGTGTGGTAAAGTCGTTGAGTTTGAAGATGACGTGATTGAAACGCGCCAGGAAGAGATTGCCAAAGACAACGGCATCAAACTGACCAACCACTCTCTGTATTTGTATGGTGAGTGCAGCGACGTAGAAGCGTGTAAAAAATACGCTGAAGAAAACGGTAACTAA
- the ybfE gene encoding LexA regulated protein has translation MAKSELDRTTIDLFENEKRPGRPKTNPLPREMQLKINKRNQIKRDRARGLKRVEFKISSELYQALSDMAEEQNISRSALIETILQEKLAINR, from the coding sequence ATGGCCAAGTCTGAATTAGATAGAACCACTATCGACTTGTTTGAAAATGAAAAGCGCCCTGGTCGGCCTAAGACAAATCCTCTCCCCAGAGAGATGCAGCTAAAGATCAACAAGCGCAATCAGATTAAAAGAGACAGAGCAAGAGGGTTAAAGCGCGTCGAGTTTAAAATTTCCTCTGAGCTATATCAGGCATTGAGTGATATGGCTGAAGAGCAAAATATCAGTCGTAGCGCGCTGATAGAAACCATTTTGCAAGAAAAATTAGCGATTAATAGATAA
- a CDS encoding DUF2788 domain-containing protein has translation MINEFMNEFETIGLYFALAGIFFFIGMAIQDVLKKGDVPKFGRYIVWLVLFLGCSGFIAKGLIQVFWQGAGVG, from the coding sequence ATGATCAACGAATTTATGAATGAGTTTGAAACCATTGGTCTTTACTTTGCTCTCGCCGGGATTTTCTTCTTCATAGGTATGGCCATTCAGGACGTCCTAAAGAAAGGAGACGTGCCCAAGTTTGGTCGATACATTGTCTGGTTAGTGCTATTTTTAGGGTGCTCAGGCTTTATCGCCAAGGGCCTGATACAAGTATTTTGGCAAGGTGCGGGTGTTGGTTAA